A region from the bacterium genome encodes:
- the pheT gene encoding phenylalanine--tRNA ligase subunit beta: protein MLVSLEWLNEYVDISNLSPEQIAHELTMSGLEVEEIEKIGADFTNIVVAQIREISPHPDAEKLQLAKVFNGTEEKTVVCGAKNIAVGQLIPYATVGSEVMDRKSGEKFSLKPAKIRGVESQGMLCSAEELGLKTTDFQEDDGILILNKIKEGIKPGQDIKEVLGIKEDNVLHVAPTANRGDEMSVLGIAREISAIFNKSLKSPKVKSYQNGNNPDFSIEIKDFDTCKYYSVGIIKDVKIKPAPEWMARRLIASGVRSISNVVDITNYVMLEYGQPLHAFDTDKLGENYLSVRRAYQGEKAVTLDEAERELTTESVLIATKQANVGLAGLMGGFTSEVDAKTQNIALESAYFIPQTTRKSARSVGLRTEASARFERGVDMGSVRPALMRAMQLMEEYADAKIIGISETGENKLPDIDITLRFSEIKRILGTEIPESKCVEILENLGFETLGRNTFSAKFRVPSYRINDVTREIDLIEEISRIHGYDKIETTLPKNTQPAEVSKETQTIDKIHKIFIAKGFREVVTSSLIGKPILDWIGIKHNDSESIKVTNPQSEEYTMLRQNLIPNIALVVKHNFDQGQKNLCIYEIGKTFFYKGNTDEKNTGVEEKRILAGAISGNINQGVWKNKEEVDFYALKGVVETLLKELKIDSRVGYEAVSDVSYFHPGRTAKIKLSAKNSPIIGIFGELHPDTIEKCKFNQPVYVFEIYLDLLLDNLSFATPRFKQLPQFPAVTRDIAFIIPQNISCQDITKTVKKASSNLFKKAEIFDLYQGQHVPEGSKSVAFRITLQDLEATLTDEKIDTEIQKIRDGLKKAYSEASFRE, encoded by the coding sequence ATGCTGGTTTCTCTAGAATGGTTAAACGAATATGTTGATATATCAAATTTAAGCCCTGAACAAATTGCTCATGAACTTACTATGAGTGGTTTAGAAGTTGAAGAAATAGAAAAAATCGGTGCTGATTTTACAAACATTGTCGTTGCGCAAATTCGTGAAATAAGCCCGCACCCTGATGCGGAGAAACTTCAGTTGGCAAAGGTTTTTAACGGTACGGAAGAAAAAACAGTTGTGTGTGGAGCAAAAAATATTGCTGTAGGTCAGCTTATTCCTTATGCAACAGTAGGTTCTGAAGTTATGGACAGGAAATCAGGCGAAAAATTCTCTCTGAAGCCTGCAAAAATTAGAGGCGTAGAATCACAGGGAATGCTCTGTTCTGCCGAAGAACTGGGTTTAAAAACCACAGATTTTCAAGAAGATGACGGCATTTTGATTCTGAATAAAATAAAAGAAGGCATAAAGCCCGGTCAGGATATAAAAGAAGTCCTCGGAATTAAGGAAGATAATGTTTTGCATGTTGCGCCCACCGCAAATCGTGGCGATGAGATGTCTGTGCTTGGAATAGCCAGAGAGATTTCGGCAATATTTAATAAATCGCTTAAATCTCCTAAAGTTAAATCATATCAAAACGGTAATAATCCAGATTTTTCCATTGAAATAAAAGATTTTGATACCTGCAAATACTATTCCGTAGGTATTATAAAAGACGTAAAAATAAAACCGGCACCTGAATGGATGGCAAGAAGGCTTATAGCATCAGGCGTGAGAAGTATAAGCAACGTAGTCGATATAACAAACTATGTAATGCTTGAATACGGTCAGCCTCTTCATGCGTTTGATACGGATAAACTGGGTGAAAATTATTTATCGGTAAGAAGGGCTTATCAGGGAGAAAAGGCCGTTACTCTTGATGAAGCTGAAAGAGAGTTAACAACAGAGTCTGTTTTGATTGCTACAAAGCAGGCAAATGTCGGATTAGCAGGACTCATGGGCGGTTTTACTTCCGAAGTTGACGCAAAAACCCAAAATATTGCTCTTGAATCGGCTTATTTTATCCCTCAAACAACAAGAAAATCTGCCAGAAGTGTCGGATTAAGAACGGAAGCTTCGGCAAGATTTGAACGAGGAGTTGATATGGGTTCCGTAAGACCTGCTTTAATGCGGGCTATGCAGCTAATGGAAGAATATGCAGACGCTAAAATCATCGGAATTTCCGAAACAGGCGAGAATAAACTTCCTGATATTGATATAACTCTTAGATTTAGCGAAATTAAAAGGATTTTGGGAACAGAAATTCCTGAATCCAAATGCGTTGAAATTCTTGAAAATCTGGGCTTTGAAACGCTTGGAAGAAATACTTTTTCTGCTAAATTCAGAGTTCCAAGTTATAGAATCAATGATGTTACAAGAGAAATTGACCTTATTGAAGAAATAAGCAGAATCCATGGCTATGATAAGATTGAAACCACTTTGCCAAAAAATACACAGCCTGCTGAAGTATCAAAAGAAACCCAAACTATCGATAAAATACACAAAATATTTATCGCAAAAGGTTTCAGGGAGGTTGTAACGTCTTCTTTAATAGGAAAACCTATTCTTGACTGGATTGGGATTAAACACAATGACAGCGAGTCGATAAAAGTTACCAATCCTCAATCTGAAGAATATACAATGTTAAGACAAAATTTAATTCCTAATATTGCTTTAGTTGTCAAACATAACTTTGATCAGGGACAAAAAAACCTTTGTATTTACGAAATTGGCAAAACTTTTTTCTATAAAGGAAACACTGATGAAAAAAACACAGGTGTTGAAGAAAAAAGAATTCTTGCAGGAGCAATAAGCGGAAATATTAATCAAGGCGTATGGAAAAACAAAGAAGAAGTCGATTTTTATGCTCTCAAAGGCGTTGTAGAAACTCTGTTAAAAGAGCTTAAAATAGACTCAAGAGTCGGATATGAAGCTGTTTCGGATGTTTCATATTTTCATCCCGGCAGAACTGCTAAAATAAAACTTTCTGCAAAAAATTCGCCAATAATTGGAATTTTCGGGGAATTGCATCCCGATACGATAGAAAAATGCAAGTTCAACCAGCCGGTTTATGTTTTTGAAATTTATTTAGATTTGCTTTTAGACAATTTGAGTTTTGCGACACCTCGATTTAAACAACTTCCGCAGTTTCCTGCCGTTACAAGAGATATTGCGTTTATTATTCCGCAAAATATTTCCTGTCAGGATATAACAAAAACCGTTAAAAAAGCTTCTTCAAACTTGTTTAAAAAAGCTGAGATTTTTGACCTTTATCAAGGGCAGCATGTGCCGGAAGGCTCAAAAAGCGTGGCTTTTCGAATAACTTTGCAGGACCTGGAAGCTACTTTGACAGACGAAAAAATTGATACCGAAATACAAAAAATCAGAGACGGGCTTAAAAAAGCTTATTCTGAGGCAAGTTTCAGAGAATAA
- a CDS encoding S8 family serine peptidase has product MADFVIDGHSKIAKDKLIKPAIVFSKTADSSVFEKKHPNVVVFDIYGDKSIPVDSYDLTPDMTHGEAVGTYIKAQCPSANIIKRGKLTPNTEQETIEKLENAKTLLYKGSEEEKLLFGEDAKKIIENPDEIMCFDATIALKELAKSVVRGEKIDAVNLSMGESVRINNLAKVTGLPLTKENLSQYKNEIRKWFKNNKLPEIKSCNDRMESIEKITSGGIPFYVAAGNEGVNSVNLYSFAKGVTTVGALKEDRKTKTGYTVDNSLVSQWEQGDYPIDEVKDKNGKLIGYDINGDKKSEILAKDTSSNKSFLSLLTAFIINKAQGTSFATPTALGKYLRRKMGNAKGK; this is encoded by the coding sequence ATGGCTGATTTTGTAATTGATGGACATTCGAAAATTGCAAAAGATAAATTAATCAAACCGGCAATTGTTTTTAGTAAAACAGCTGACAGCTCTGTTTTTGAAAAAAAACATCCGAATGTTGTTGTATTTGATATATATGGAGATAAATCAATTCCTGTTGATTCATATGATTTAACTCCGGATATGACTCATGGGGAAGCTGTAGGAACATATATAAAAGCTCAATGTCCGTCAGCAAATATTATTAAAAGAGGAAAATTAACACCAAATACTGAACAAGAAACAATCGAGAAGTTAGAAAATGCAAAGACTCTTTTGTATAAAGGCAGCGAAGAAGAAAAATTATTATTTGGTGAAGACGCAAAAAAAATAATAGAAAATCCTGATGAAATTATGTGCTTTGATGCAACAATCGCCTTGAAAGAGCTGGCTAAATCAGTAGTTCGCGGAGAAAAAATAGATGCTGTAAATCTGTCAATGGGAGAATCAGTAAGAATTAATAATCTCGCAAAAGTAACGGGTTTGCCTTTAACAAAAGAAAATTTGTCTCAATACAAAAATGAAATTCGCAAATGGTTCAAAAACAATAAACTGCCGGAAATTAAGTCTTGTAATGATAGAATGGAATCTATTGAAAAAATAACATCAGGAGGAATACCTTTTTACGTTGCAGCAGGAAATGAAGGAGTAAATTCTGTTAATCTTTATTCTTTTGCAAAGGGTGTTACGACAGTAGGTGCTTTGAAAGAAGACAGGAAAACAAAAACCGGTTATACTGTTGATAACTCTTTAGTTAGTCAATGGGAACAAGGTGATTATCCTATAGATGAAGTTAAAGATAAGAATGGAAAGTTAATAGGCTATGATATAAATGGTGATAAAAAATCGGAAATTCTTGCAAAAGATACTTCAAGCAATAAATCTTTTTTGTCATTATTAACCGCTTTTATTATAAATAAAGCACAAGGAACTTCTTTTGCCACTCCTACCGCGCTTGGAAAATATTTAAGAAGAAAAATGGGTAACGCCAAAGGCAAGTAA
- the dnaX gene encoding DNA polymerase III subunit gamma/tau, translated as MATSYIPLYRKYRPQKFSDLIGQDTVVKTLSNAINFDKVAHAYLFTGSRGTGKTSTARILAKSLNCVEGPTVNPCGKCPSCIDIANSNSIDVIEIDAASNRNVEDARNLIDKVHFMPVAGKYKVYIIDEVHMLTPAAFNTLLKTLEEPPKKLVFILATTESHKVLTTIISRCQRFDFKRVNQDQISQKLKEIAKKESIKINDKAVSVISRRCHGGMRDALGLLDQTSVLSSQQDEITENDIISLMGSMPEDTLFKIADCFANKDTGGLIALIDEISITNEPVQVIRELINYFRNALFVKTSKDLEQIKDLVDITINMLPALKEQVSNFEINEIVQIIEKLSACEKTLKSSSQQLLWLEVGLIGICHRHDIQVIKELESRILRLEGALSSGNMPAVKPANIQPQTLIKPITQESPRPIEITKIEPVSVAAKTTPVESEPKEQKTASIISEVIDEPKAKQESENVQINPVSTLAASVNIAENWKFLLDNIGISSELFKTFVKPVEINSEKIILTIENKNWLKNIKEDKDKNTKLEKAAEKLFGGLPQIIIRSPLPEDALVQKKNEELKPVISTPEIKTQKSQQISTPLLEEIPKPQKTHQIIIDEKPVSDLEKEIAEELEEIKTEIKPVNLSEQAKLVLDLFNGKVIDT; from the coding sequence TTGGCAACTTCTTATATCCCTTTATACAGAAAATACAGACCTCAGAAGTTCAGCGATCTTATAGGGCAGGACACGGTTGTTAAAACACTGTCAAATGCGATTAATTTTGATAAAGTTGCTCATGCTTACTTGTTTACAGGATCAAGAGGCACAGGCAAAACTTCTACTGCAAGAATTCTGGCAAAATCTTTAAACTGTGTTGAAGGGCCAACGGTAAATCCTTGCGGAAAATGCCCGAGCTGTATTGATATAGCCAACTCGAATTCTATTGACGTTATTGAAATCGATGCAGCAAGCAACAGAAACGTGGAAGATGCAAGAAATCTTATTGACAAAGTTCATTTTATGCCTGTTGCAGGCAAATACAAAGTCTACATAATAGATGAAGTCCATATGTTGACCCCTGCTGCATTTAATACTCTCCTGAAAACTCTTGAAGAACCTCCAAAAAAACTCGTTTTCATCCTTGCAACCACAGAATCTCACAAGGTTTTGACAACTATAATAAGCAGGTGTCAGAGATTTGACTTTAAACGGGTAAATCAGGATCAAATTTCTCAAAAATTAAAAGAAATTGCAAAAAAAGAATCTATAAAAATTAATGATAAAGCTGTTTCTGTAATTTCAAGAAGGTGTCATGGAGGGATGAGAGATGCTCTCGGACTTCTCGACCAGACAAGCGTGCTTTCTTCTCAACAGGATGAAATAACAGAAAATGACATTATTTCCCTTATGGGAAGCATGCCGGAAGATACTTTGTTCAAAATAGCTGACTGTTTTGCCAATAAAGATACAGGCGGACTTATCGCACTTATTGACGAAATTTCTATAACTAACGAGCCTGTACAGGTCATCAGAGAACTTATAAATTACTTCAGAAATGCCTTATTTGTCAAAACTTCCAAAGATTTAGAACAGATAAAAGATCTCGTTGATATTACAATCAATATGCTTCCTGCTTTGAAAGAACAGGTGAGCAATTTTGAAATAAATGAGATTGTTCAAATAATAGAAAAACTTTCTGCCTGCGAAAAAACTCTTAAAAGCTCCTCCCAACAGCTTTTATGGCTGGAAGTCGGATTAATAGGAATTTGCCACAGGCATGATATTCAGGTAATAAAAGAACTTGAATCAAGAATTTTAAGACTTGAAGGAGCTTTATCTTCAGGAAATATGCCGGCTGTAAAACCTGCAAATATTCAACCTCAAACACTAATTAAACCTATAACTCAGGAAAGCCCAAGACCTATTGAAATTACAAAAATTGAACCCGTATCTGTCGCAGCAAAGACTACTCCCGTCGAATCAGAGCCAAAAGAGCAAAAAACTGCATCAATAATTTCTGAAGTTATTGATGAACCGAAAGCTAAACAGGAAAGCGAAAATGTTCAAATAAATCCTGTTTCAACTTTAGCTGCTTCCGTAAACATTGCCGAAAACTGGAAATTCCTTCTGGACAATATAGGGATAAGTTCTGAACTCTTCAAAACATTTGTAAAACCGGTTGAAATCAATTCAGAAAAAATAATTCTTACAATTGAAAATAAAAATTGGTTAAAAAACATAAAAGAAGACAAAGATAAAAATACAAAGCTTGAAAAAGCCGCAGAAAAGTTGTTCGGTGGATTGCCTCAAATAATAATCAGATCGCCGCTTCCTGAAGATGCGTTGGTGCAAAAAAAAAATGAAGAATTAAAACCTGTTATTTCCACACCGGAAATAAAAACACAAAAATCCCAGCAGATTTCAACTCCACTGCTCGAAGAAATTCCAAAACCTCAAAAAACTCATCAAATTATTATTGATGAAAAACCTGTTTCTGATTTAGAAAAAGAAATCGCCGAAGAACTTGAAGAAATAAAAACAGAAATCAAGCCTGTTAATCTGTCCGAGCAGGCAAAACTTGTTCTGGATTTATTTAACGGAAAAGTTATCGACACTTGA
- the rfbD gene encoding dTDP-4-dehydrorhamnose reductase, producing the protein MKTILLTGANGMLGQDAVKIFSERSYKVIPVDIQDFNITDETNVESYFKDIKCDYVIHAAAYTNVDLAETEREKAFLINAKGTENLAKITAEKNIPIIYISTDYVFDGEKDSAYLPDDKTNPKTVYGESKLAGELAVKKYNPKHFITRTSWLYGHNGKNFVDTMINFSKTRTVLKVVDDQKGCPTWTYDLAEGILKILENNSPFGIYHVCGSDFTTWYGFAKKIFEIKAIEIEVIPVTTEEFPLPARRPRNSVMENNNLCRNWQDSLKKYLEI; encoded by the coding sequence ATGAAAACAATACTCTTAACAGGTGCAAACGGCATGTTAGGGCAGGATGCCGTCAAAATTTTTTCCGAAAGAAGCTATAAAGTCATACCTGTTGATATTCAGGATTTTAATATCACAGATGAAACCAATGTTGAAAGCTATTTTAAAGACATAAAGTGTGATTATGTAATTCATGCCGCAGCTTATACCAATGTTGATCTTGCAGAAACCGAAAGAGAAAAGGCTTTTTTGATAAACGCTAAAGGCACGGAGAATCTTGCAAAAATCACTGCGGAAAAAAATATTCCGATAATTTATATAAGCACTGATTATGTGTTTGACGGAGAAAAGGATTCTGCTTATCTTCCCGACGATAAGACAAATCCGAAAACTGTTTATGGAGAATCAAAACTGGCAGGCGAACTGGCTGTCAAAAAATACAATCCAAAGCATTTTATAACGAGAACAAGTTGGCTCTACGGACACAACGGCAAAAATTTTGTTGATACTATGATTAATTTCTCAAAAACCAGGACTGTCTTAAAAGTTGTTGATGACCAAAAAGGCTGTCCGACATGGACTTATGACCTGGCGGAAGGAATTTTAAAAATTTTAGAAAACAACAGTCCTTTCGGGATTTATCATGTTTGCGGAAGTGATTTTACAACATGGTACGGCTTTGCAAAGAAAATTTTTGAAATAAAAGCCATAGAAATAGAAGTTATTCCCGTAACAACAGAAGAATTTCCGCTTCCTGCAAGAAGACCTCGAAATTCTGTAATGGAAAACAACAACCTTTGCAGAAATTGGCAGGATTCTTTAAAAAAATATCTGGAAATTTAG
- the rfbB gene encoding dTDP-glucose 4,6-dehydratase: MKILVTGGAGFIGSCFIRQILNKYPDYKIINLDLLTYAGNPENLKDIEKNPNYNFVKGDICDKKLVRDLISQVDCCLNFAAESHVDRSITDPDVFINTNILGTHNLLNSAKELKLSRYIQISTDEVYGTLGSTGSFTENTPIAPNSPYSASKASADMIVRSYFETFKQPVLITRCSNNYGPYQFPEKLIPLFISNILKDKQVPVYGDGMNIRDWLYVYDHCSAIDAVLHKGKEGEVYNIGGNNEKPNIEITKLLLKELNKPETLINYVEDRLGHDRRYAIESSKIQNELGWSPSVTFEEGIKLTIQWYLDNQEWINNILNKKAVI; this comes from the coding sequence ATGAAAATACTTGTAACGGGCGGAGCCGGCTTCATTGGAAGCTGTTTTATCAGACAAATTTTGAACAAATACCCTGATTATAAAATCATAAACCTTGATTTGCTGACTTATGCAGGAAATCCGGAAAATTTAAAAGATATTGAAAAAAATCCGAATTATAATTTCGTTAAGGGTGATATTTGCGATAAAAAACTTGTCAGGGATTTGATTTCTCAGGTTGACTGCTGCTTGAACTTTGCGGCAGAGAGCCATGTAGATAGAAGTATCACTGATCCGGATGTTTTTATTAACACGAATATTTTAGGCACTCATAACCTTTTAAACTCTGCCAAAGAACTTAAATTATCAAGATATATCCAAATTTCCACAGATGAAGTTTATGGAACATTGGGTTCTACAGGTTCTTTTACTGAAAATACTCCTATTGCTCCAAACAGTCCTTATTCTGCAAGTAAAGCCTCTGCCGATATGATTGTAAGGTCATATTTTGAGACTTTTAAACAACCTGTTTTGATTACCAGATGCTCAAATAATTATGGACCTTATCAGTTTCCGGAAAAATTAATTCCTCTGTTTATTTCTAATATTCTTAAAGATAAGCAGGTTCCTGTCTATGGAGACGGCATGAATATAAGGGATTGGCTTTATGTATACGATCATTGCAGCGCTATAGATGCTGTTTTGCATAAAGGCAAAGAAGGTGAAGTCTATAACATAGGCGGAAATAACGAAAAACCCAATATCGAAATAACAAAATTGCTATTAAAAGAGCTTAATAAACCTGAAACCCTTATAAACTACGTTGAAGACCGACTCGGACATGACAGAAGATACGCGATAGAAAGCTCAAAAATCCAGAATGAGCTCGGATGGAGTCCTTCCGTTACTTTCGAAGAGGGAATCAAGCTGACAATTCAATGGTATTTGGATAATCAGGAATGGATAAACAATATTTTAAATAAAAAAGCAGTGATCTAA
- the rfbC gene encoding dTDP-4-dehydrorhamnose 3,5-epimerase, producing MGFIFHKTELADVIIVEPKIFGDSRGFFLETYKASEFAANGIKINFFQDNHSKSSKGVIRGLHFQHFPKPQAKLVRCLHGKIFDVAVDLRTESKNFGKWFGVELSEENKKMLYIPEGFAHGFSVLSDEAEVLYKASNEYAPEYDAGVRWNDEELNINWHVENPLVSEKDKILPIFNEYKKKLIRG from the coding sequence ATGGGATTTATATTTCATAAAACCGAATTAGCCGATGTTATTATTGTTGAGCCAAAAATTTTTGGAGACAGCAGAGGTTTTTTTCTTGAAACATACAAAGCTTCCGAATTTGCGGCAAACGGTATAAAAATTAATTTTTTTCAGGATAATCACTCAAAATCCTCAAAAGGCGTAATTAGAGGGCTTCATTTTCAGCATTTTCCCAAACCTCAGGCAAAGCTTGTAAGATGTCTTCATGGAAAAATCTTTGACGTTGCGGTGGATTTAAGGACTGAATCAAAAAACTTCGGAAAATGGTTTGGTGTGGAGCTTTCAGAAGAAAATAAAAAAATGCTTTATATTCCTGAAGGTTTTGCCCACGGATTTTCTGTACTTTCTGACGAAGCTGAAGTATTGTACAAAGCTTCAAACGAATATGCTCCTGAATATGATGCAGGTGTCAGATGGAATGATGAAGAATTAAATATAAACTGGCATGTTGAAAACCCCTTGGTTTCAGAAAAAGATAAAATTTTACCAATTTTTAATGAATACAAAAAGAAATTAATCAGAGGATAA
- a CDS encoding MarR family transcriptional regulator, which yields MEPTKIDFKDVGIGYIVNKAALYYKITVLQLFKEKNFHITPEQFAILFFLSKEDGMYQRQLAKISLKDRPNITRLIDILEESGFVYREADQNNRRILKVFITEKGRKQVEEVYPCLLDINNKAAKGITTEELDLLRKVLGKVCENMDEDFKLQI from the coding sequence ATGGAACCGACTAAAATTGATTTTAAAGATGTAGGCATAGGCTATATTGTCAATAAAGCCGCTTTGTATTATAAAATTACAGTACTGCAGTTATTTAAAGAAAAAAATTTTCATATAACACCCGAACAATTTGCAATATTGTTCTTTCTTTCCAAAGAAGACGGGATGTATCAAAGGCAGCTCGCTAAAATCTCTTTAAAAGACAGACCAAATATCACAAGATTGATTGATATTCTTGAAGAAAGCGGTTTTGTTTATCGCGAAGCAGACCAGAATAACAGGCGCATCCTAAAAGTATTCATAACGGAAAAAGGCAGAAAACAGGTAGAAGAAGTATATCCCTGCCTTCTTGACATAAATAATAAGGCTGCCAAAGGGATAACAACCGAAGAGTTGGACTTATTAAGAAAAGTCTTAGGAAAAGTTTGTGAGAATATGGATGAGGATTTTAAACTGCAAATATAG
- a CDS encoding HlyD family secretion protein, producing MSEEEFKKQQSTELSDNEEKKSANNSKKAIIPVVLVVIGIITGLYYYFFSTTYVSTDDAFIVGHSIQISPKVSGNVIKVNFDDNQTVKKGQLLVNIDPTDYEVKYEQALSGVEGAKAQKNASEQQISQSQKSMEQVNADIYSIKAELDLAETEFNRYTSLYKNRAASKQDFDRSETNYKSAKAKLDSYMKKVSAAQEQVSISGSQSKVMTANIKQLQTGVKQAKLNLSYTKICAPVNGVITSKAVEEGVYVQTGQPLFTIIPEERWIVANFKETQLTDMKIGQIVNIKIDSYPNKIFKGRVDSIQSGTGSSTSMFPPENAVGSFVKVVQRIPVKITFTEKIDPKYVIVPGMSVIPEVKVK from the coding sequence ATGTCGGAAGAAGAATTTAAAAAACAACAAAGCACGGAATTAAGTGATAATGAAGAAAAAAAATCTGCAAACAACTCAAAGAAAGCAATTATCCCTGTAGTTTTGGTGGTAATCGGTATAATTACAGGACTTTACTATTATTTTTTTTCTACAACATATGTATCAACAGATGATGCATTCATAGTCGGACACAGTATTCAAATTAGTCCTAAAGTTTCAGGAAATGTAATCAAAGTGAATTTTGATGATAACCAGACGGTTAAAAAAGGTCAGCTTCTTGTTAATATTGACCCGACTGATTATGAAGTCAAATATGAGCAGGCACTTTCCGGTGTAGAAGGCGCAAAAGCGCAAAAAAATGCTTCGGAACAACAAATTTCTCAATCGCAAAAAAGCATGGAGCAAGTAAATGCTGATATTTACTCCATTAAAGCGGAATTAGACCTTGCAGAAACAGAGTTTAACAGATACACAAGTCTTTATAAAAACAGAGCCGCTTCAAAACAGGATTTTGACAGATCCGAAACAAATTATAAATCAGCTAAAGCAAAATTAGACTCTTATATGAAAAAAGTTTCTGCGGCGCAGGAACAAGTTTCTATAAGCGGCTCTCAGAGCAAAGTTATGACGGCAAATATTAAGCAGCTGCAAACAGGCGTTAAACAAGCAAAATTAAATCTTTCATACACTAAAATATGCGCTCCTGTGAATGGAGTTATTACAAGCAAAGCTGTAGAAGAAGGTGTGTATGTTCAAACCGGACAACCTTTGTTTACAATTATCCCCGAAGAAAGATGGATAGTTGCCAATTTCAAGGAAACACAACTTACTGATATGAAAATAGGGCAAATAGTCAATATAAAAATAGATTCCTACCCTAATAAAATATTTAAAGGACGTGTTGACAGTATACAGTCAGGAACAGGTTCATCAACAAGCATGTTTCCTCCTGAAAACGCTGTTGGAAGCTTCGTTAAAGTCGTTCAGCGTATTCCCGTAAAAATAACTTTTACCGAAAAAATTGATCCCAAATATGTTATAGTGCCGGGAATGTCTGTAATTCCTGAGGTTAAAGTTAAATGA